One genomic region from Anopheles ziemanni unplaced genomic scaffold, idAnoZiCoDA_A2_x.2 U_25, whole genome shotgun sequence encodes:
- the LOC131292788 gene encoding uncharacterized protein LOC131292788, translating into LVQGDQRNSTAAKGPRQRSTDKTSIGGRPAEKTSIGGRPADKTHRRTAGGEDIHRRTAGGEDIHRRTAGGQDIHRRTAGGEDIHRRTAGEQDPSADGRRTRPIGGRPADKTSIGGRPAEKTSIGGRPADKTSIGGRPAEKTSIGGRPADKTHRRTAGGESQANDHPVYGRRRGPGERSTGGRSAEKTGRTIHRQTAGGEDQAGHRGTVGGEKRSTQRRQYAERDQPTSPRKPA; encoded by the coding sequence TTGGTCCAGGGAGACCAAAGAAATTCTACGGCGGCCAAAGGCCCAAGGCAGCGAAGTACGGACAAGACATCCATCGGCGGACGGCCGGCGGAGAAGACATCCATCGGCGGACGGCCGGCGGACAAGACCCATCGGCGGACGGCCGGCGGAGAAGACATCCATCGGCGGACGGCCGGCGGAGAAGACATCCATCGGCGGACGGCCGGCGGACAAGACATCCATCGGCGGACGGCCGGCGGAGAAGACATCCATCGGCGGACGGCCGGCGAACAAGACCCATCGGCGGACGGCCGGCGGACAAGACCCATCGGCGGACGGCCGGCGGACAAGACATCCATCGGCGGACGGCCGGCGGAGAAGACATCCATCGGCGGACGGCCGGCGGACAAGACATCCATCGGCGGACGGCCGGCGGAGAAGACATCCATCGGCGGACGGCCGGCGGACAAGACCCATCGGCGGACGGCCGGCGGAGAGAGCCAGGCGAACGATCATCCGGTGTACGGCCGGCGGAGAGGACCGGGCGAGCGATCTACTGGCGGACGATCGGCGGAGAAAACCGGGCGAACGATCCATCGGCAGACGGCCGGCGGAGAAGACCAGGCGGGACATCGCGGAACAGTCGGCGGCGAAAAGCGATCTACCCAACGTAGGCAGTACGCGGAACGCGACCAACCAACGAGCCCGAGAAAGCCAGCGCA